In Desulfomonilaceae bacterium, the genomic window CGCTTCCCGGCAACGACTTCCAGATCGTTGTCCGTGAGTTTGCCCCACTTCTCTCTGAACTTGCCTTGCAGTTGCTTCCAATTTCCCTCAATCTGATCCCAGTTCATGTTTCGTCCTCCTTTATTGTCAACCAAGCTGTGTGATTTCATCCATTGCCCAGGTCAAATACGGCCTGTCACTTGGGAGCTTTCCCTAATAACTGATCCTTGTCCATGTTGACGATCATCGTGTCCGCTTTAGCGCCTGTCTTCACGGCTTTCCACGGAATCGGAATCAATCGGTCACCGGTCCCAAGCCAACCTCCGGGAGCCAAAACTATATAGTCGAGGCATCCCTCCTTGCTCAGCATTATATCTTCAATCTTTCCGAGATCCTCTCCCTTCTGACTTATAACTTGTTTCCCGAGTATCTTACTGACTCTATCAGCCTGCTCCATGACGCTTTTTTCGCTTGTTTGACTCTGTCCTGTGGCCGCCACAGGTTTTTCATCGGTTTGAGCCTGGACGCTGGGGGTCTTACCCACCTCTTGTTCAGCAGCGAGGGCTTGGGTTACGAAGAGCGCACAGATTGCCAGAAAAACTGTTATAAAGTTTGTCGATTTTTTCATCGAGTTCCTCCTTCCTGTGGTAGGGATAATTCGACAGGCCTTAGAGCGATGAAGCCACGTTCCCATTAGTAACAGCTAAACAAAAAAAGGAATTTCCATGGTTCTCGACCGAGACCCCTGCCCAAGCCGTGGTGGCAGCCCATCGAGACTTTTTCAAGGGGCTCAACTCGTTCCTGTTCGACCAAGGATATTAAGTTCCGTTTTGTCAACCGTGAGGCGGCCATCTCGGCTGAGCGAGCGCTGATAACCTTAAACACCCCGATCCACCGGTTACGGCTGACTTGAGCCCGCCGCATAGGCCGCAAAGTATCTATCAATTTTTTCATTCCATTCGGCCGCAGTGAAGTCAGGCCATGTCTTACTCTCAAAGCTGAGAGCTTTTTCCAGGGTCTGCTTATCGATGTCGAGCACCACAGTTCCCTTTTCATCGCCCGTCATCAGAGCGTCAAATGGAATCGGAATCAACACGTCACCTATTCCCAGGAAACCTCCGTGAGACAGGATGGCGTATTTTAGACGCCCATCCGCTCCCACCATGAAATCGTGTATCGTGCCGAGTTTTTCCTTGTGACGATTCTCCACGGTAGTTTTCAGTAGCTCACTCACTCTCATAGGTACTTTAATTTCCATCATTTTTCCTTCTCCTCCTTCTCCTCTTTGTATAGGAGTTGCTAATCTCTCCAGGTTCCGGGAACTGCCCCTGTTAAATTTCGCTACTCCATCATCGGCAACCGCGGCTACAATCTGTTATGCGAAATTTGGCAGAGGCAATTAGCCAAATTGAAATTATTGTGTTCAATTATTTGCATTGGCGCCTATTACCGGATGAGGTATATAAGCAATATAATCAGCAGTATGGTTCCAAGGCCCACGCCAAAAATACTCATTGCAGTGTCCTCCGTCCCTCTATTTGTTATGGGCGGGAATTAATCTCGTTCCCGGCGCCCACCGTGACGCTACGGGAAACGGCTGCAGTTGCTACACCTGGTCCACAGATCCAAAAAGCGATTCAGATCATCGATTGGTGATTCTTTATAACCCTTGCCACATAGGTATGCATGTTTGGCGCCAACCGCTACCAACAGATCAGCTTTTATATACAACCTGTGATGTTAGCTAGTTAGCTACAGTGATGGAGTGTTGGAATGAGATGTGAAGCGTCTGGACAGAGGCTTAACGAGAAGAACGTGTCCTAGCAATGGGCGACAAAGTTCCTGATGTATGTCTTATCAAGGGGTTAGGAATTAACCTGGTGTCTTAATGTAGGTCAATCAGCCTGGTCTGCGGTACGGTTTTCGCTCGTGATCCCAAAACGCTTCATGTGACGATACAGAGAATCTCGGGCTATACCGAGCATCCTGGAAGCGCATCTTCTATTGCCTTCGCAGCGTCGCAGGGCCTCCAAAATGAGAGATTTGATCACCTCATCCGTCACATCATGAAGCGTGCGTTCTTGCAACGGAAAACTGCAAAGATGGGACCAGTCCTGAGGACTTGCTTTACCGGAAGGGAGCGTCAAGCTGAGGCTCCGCCCGTCGGATAGCATCAATGCCCGCTCGAAAGCGTTGCGCAACTCCCTGACATT contains:
- a CDS encoding CsbD family protein, with amino-acid sequence MNWDQIEGNWKQLQGKFREKWGKLTDNDLEVVAGKR
- a CDS encoding PRC-barrel domain-containing protein, which translates into the protein MKKSTNFITVFLAICALFVTQALAAEQEVGKTPSVQAQTDEKPVAATGQSQTSEKSVMEQADRVSKILGKQVISQKGEDLGKIEDIMLSKEGCLDYIVLAPGGWLGTGDRLIPIPWKAVKTGAKADTMIVNMDKDQLLGKAPK
- a CDS encoding PRC-barrel domain-containing protein; translation: MMEIKVPMRVSELLKTTVENRHKEKLGTIHDFMVGADGRLKYAILSHGGFLGIGDVLIPIPFDALMTGDEKGTVVLDIDKQTLEKALSFESKTWPDFTAAEWNEKIDRYFAAYAAGSSQP